AGTTTAATCTTTCCTTGATCGAAACGGGCGGGGCCTTGTTGGTGGTCTCTCAATTTACCCTCTGGGGAGATTGCCGGAAAGGCCGGCGCCCTTCCTTTTCCGAATCGGCCCCCCCTGCTCTGGCTGAACCCCTGTACAACCTGTTCTTGGAAAAGGCCAGGGAGAAAAGTGTCCCCGTGGCCGGCGGCCGTTTTCAGGAGATGATGGAGGTTTATCTGATTAATGATGGACCGGTGACCTTGCTTCTGGACAGTAAAAAAAATTTTTAAATGGAGAATTATGAGTGAGAACAGCAATCCGTTACCTCCCTGCCTGATCTTTGTAAGCAAAGAAGGGAAATGGTATCATCAAGGAGCGGAGATCATCCATCGGCCCATCTTCCTCTGGCTGATCCAAAGTCTGGAGAAAACGGAAGACGGCCTCTTTATTGTCCACCTCAACAACCAAAAATGTTATCTCGAGGTAGAAGATACCCCGTTGGTGGTCCGGCAGGTGGATCTGGTCAGCTAGGGAACTGAGGCGCGGGAACAGATCCGGCTGACTTTGAATGATGACTCCCAGGAAGAACTCGACCCTGAGACCGTGAGGATTAACGCCGAAAGCATCCTTTATTGTCAGGTCAAAAAGGGTCAATTCCCGGCCCGATTCCTCCGTCCGGCTTACTATCAGATCGCCGAATATATTGATGAGGAAGACACCGGGGGGTTTGTTCTTCTATTAAACAAAAAAAAGTATTCTATCCGGGCGATCTAAAGCCTTAAAAGGCCAATAAAGCAGGGCAGCAGCTTTCCCTTCAACCTTGAACTTTGAACCTTGAACCTTGAACAGTGTCAATAGTCTCCAGCACCTGCCGGGCGGTTAAAGAAGCCAGACATCCTTTATGAAGACATACCCGCCTGGTTTCGGGAATACACGGTGCACAGGGGATAGAAGGGGAAAGGATCCTGACTTTTTTCCCTTTCGGTCCCCAGAAGATGGGATCGGTGGGGCCGAAGAGAACGACTGTCGGAAGACCCAGGGCTGCGGCCAGGTGGGAGACACCGGAATCATTACCCAGATAACCGGCACACTGACTCAATACCCCGGCCAGAACCGGCAAGGTCACACTCCTAATGATCGGGAAACCCCGGGCCTCGATCATCTTGACCGTTTCCGGTGAGGTCTCCTGTTCAACCGGTCCCATAAGAAAAAAAGGCTGGGCCTTTTTTAAGGAGCGGAGTTCCTGGGCTACTTCTAAAAAACCTTCCAGCGGCCAGTTCTTGTGAGGGCTTCCGCTGCCGGAATGCATAGCCCAAAGGGGCAACCCTTCTCCTGGTTTGGGGATTTGTCTTAAATATTCGAGGCCCTTTTGGAGATCTTCCGGGGACGGAAAAATGATTTTCTCAGATTCAACCCAGGGGATATTTTCGAATTTTAAAATTTCTTTTTGAAGACTTTGAAGAGAGCTATTCTGTTGTACATCCGGAAAAGAAGGTATCCAGACCGTCTTTGCCAATCCGGCAGAGAATAGGCCTTGAATCAGGACTTCAGGCTTATTTGCTGAAAAAAGATAGGCTTTCTGAAAAGAGGACAGAAAATCCCGGAATCGATCCGGGACCTTGGATTTTTCCTGGAAAAGCCCGGCCCAATCTTTTCGATGGATGGAAACAACTTCCTGGGCATAAAAACGGCGGTGCAAAAGGGCCAGGGTTTCCGGGTTCCCGGCCATGTTCCAGGGCGTCGACCCATGGAATAAACGCATAGAATAAAGGGCCGGCAGAGACATGATCAGGTCTCCCAGGGCACCCTGGTGGATGATCAGGATTGGTTTTGATGCGTTCATGAAATTAAAAAAATTAGGACGCTGATTTTCGCCGATACTCGCAGATAATTATTATTTATATTCAAAATCTTGGCAATCTGCACGATCGGCGAAAATCTGCCGATCCGAGTCGATCTGCGTCCAAAAAGGAAATTCCTATACCATTAAATTAAAGGGGATGGTTATGCCTTCATTAAAGATAGTTTCCCTACCGGAAAATTTTCGTCTCGAACCCCGGGGCTGGTCTTTCGCCCCCTTTAAAGATCTTTCTCTGATTCCTCAGATCGAAATCGACTGGACCACCTTCCACACCGTTTCCATGGAACCCGGGACCATCCGGGGAAATCATGTTCACCCCCAGGTTACGGAGTGGCTGTTTTTTTGCGGCGGTCCCATTCTATTGGCCTGGCAGGACCCGGATTCTGAGAAGGTTAAAAAATCCCTCATCGAAGATTCTCATACCTTTGTCATCATCCCCCCCGGTGTCAAACATGCGGCCAAAAATGAGAGCCCCGACCCGTTGTATCTGATCGCCTTCCGAAGCCCGGCCCCGCCCTCTCAGGAACCGGAAGTGCTGCCGGCTATTTTAATCGATTAAACAGGGGGGCGTAAGGCAGAGATTATCCTACCAGTATGCCCATAAAATTTAATTGTTGCAAAATATTTGTCAACCTATTATTAATTATTTATAAGAATTTTAGGGATAATCCGTTAAATTTAAAGATTGACATTAAATTCCATATTTCTTAACATTATAGTTAATAAACGTGGAACAATATCTTGCCCGACAAAAAG
This genomic stretch from Deltaproteobacteria bacterium harbors:
- a CDS encoding glycosyltransferase family 9 protein encodes the protein MNASKPILIIHQGALGDLIMSLPALYSMRLFHGSTPWNMAGNPETLALLHRRFYAQEVVSIHRKDWAGLFQEKSKVPDRFRDFLSSFQKAYLFSANKPEVLIQGLFSAGLAKTVWIPSFPDVQQNSSLQSLQKEILKFENIPWVESEKIIFPSPEDLQKGLEYLRQIPKPGEGLPLWAMHSGSGSPHKNWPLEGFLEVAQELRSLKKAQPFFLMGPVEQETSPETVKMIEARGFPIIRSVTLPVLAGVLSQCAGYLGNDSGVSHLAAALGLPTVVLFGPTDPIFWGPKGKKVRILSPSIPCAPCIPETRRVCLHKGCLASLTARQVLETIDTVQGSRFKVQG
- a CDS encoding DUF1285 domain-containing protein, yielding MSENSNPLPPCLIFVSKEGKWYHQGAEIIHRPIFLWLIQSLEKTEDGLFIVHLNNQKCYLEVEDTPLVVRQVDLVS
- a CDS encoding D-tyrosyl-tRNA(Tyr) deacylase is translated as MRLIVQRVREARVTVNRETVGEIGPGLLVFLGVGREDTEADVNYLVEKVLNLRIFSDTQGKFNLSLIETGGALLVVSQFTLWGDCRKGRRPSFSESAPPALAEPLYNLFLEKAREKSVPVAGGRFQEMMEVYLINDGPVTLLLDSKKNF